From Antedon mediterranea chromosome 9, ecAntMedi1.1, whole genome shotgun sequence, a single genomic window includes:
- the LOC140059309 gene encoding metalloproteinase inhibitor 2-like, which yields MDGLMILRLSFLLVVLYLGGNLGESCNCSPMHPQQQFCDADFVIRGRVVAKKDSFLPLNNQLDSGDSYIDYNVTVERIFKGHQNIKIQTNIAITTAKEDGRCGVNDLNVRDTYLFAGKGKRMFEIKNCDWVIGYKKLSRKQRQGVRHMYKQYCNSCKISPCYDEESCNQDDSNTCMWDLSSMMYGDLDCESIYSRCLRTAEGTCKWLRSKEVRSCFEGRKHARLSRLINP from the exons ATGGATGGATTGATGATATTAAGATTAAGTTTTCTTCTTGTTGTTCTTTATCTTGGAGGTAATTTAGGAGAGAGCTGTAATTGCTCGCCGATGCACCCGCAACAGCAATTTTGTGATGCAGATTTCg ttATTCGAGGACGCGTTGTTGCCAAGAAGGACAGTTTTCTACCACTAAACAATCAACTGGACAGCGGGGATAGTTATATAGATTATAACGTGACAGTAGAGAGGATCTTTAAGGGACACCAGAATATTAAGATACAGACGAATATTGCTATAACAACTGCCAAGGAAGATGGCCGTTGTGGTGTTAATGATCTCAATGTGCGAGATACGTACCTGTTTGCAG GTAAGGGAAAACGGATGTTTGAGATAAAGAATTGCGACTGGGTTATTGGGTACAAGAAACTATCAAGAAAACAAAGACAAGGTGTTCGACATATGTATAAGCAATATTGCAACTCTTGCAAA ATTAGCCCATGTTATGACGAAGAATCATGTAACCAGGATGACTCGAATACGTGTATGTGGGACCTATCAAGCATGATGTACGGTGATCTTGACTGTGAAAGTATCTACTCGCGTTGTCTTCGTACTGCTGAAGGAACATGCAAATGGTTGCGATCAAAGGAGGTTCGCAGCTGCTTCGAAGGACGAAAACATGCACGATTATCTCGTTTGATAAACCCATAG